The Acinetobacter pittii genome contains a region encoding:
- a CDS encoding arylsulfatase codes for MKYKAILSSLSIALFSLSLAGCNDNDNQENVVSTPKQPNILFIMADDLGYSDLGAFGGEIHTPNIDSLAQEGRLLTDYHTAPTCSPTRSQLISGTDHHLAGIGAMAELTPEHLKGQPGYEGYLNDRSLSIAQVLKDNGYRTYISGKWHLGLTPETNAHAKGFDHSFTLLQGLDHHFKQAPSAFKRNSTYTEDGQVIPVSALPDDFFSTNYFTDKLLSYLDSGKNSGKPFFAYAAYTAPHWPIQAPAEYREKYRGVYDVGYEAIRNARIARQKQLGIIPANFDAAEPIATQNAPQKYGKWDELTAEQRALEARKMEIYAGMVENLDANVGRIIQYLKQNNLYDNTLIFFVSDNGAEGFVRGGYGSESGFDNSVANVGTPTSYHYIGPRWAEVSAAPFHLWKDTAGEGATTAPAIVKLPNQKKAEQTNHSFASVLDVFPTLLEYAHIPLPQGQYNGRTINTPSGISWKPLLENKTTTIRPENFSFADELHGSKYAKQGEWKIALQGRPELGTGIWELYNIKTDRGERQNVAQLYPAKVQELLSVYQKYTEKNGVQEYNAK; via the coding sequence ATGAAGTACAAAGCAATTTTATCTAGCCTTTCTATTGCCTTATTTAGCTTATCTTTGGCTGGATGTAATGACAACGATAATCAAGAAAATGTTGTAAGCACGCCTAAGCAACCGAATATCTTATTTATTATGGCTGATGACTTAGGTTATTCAGATTTAGGGGCTTTTGGTGGCGAAATTCACACCCCTAATATTGATAGTTTGGCTCAAGAAGGTCGCCTTTTAACGGATTATCATACTGCCCCGACTTGTTCTCCAACACGCTCTCAACTCATTTCCGGTACTGATCATCATTTAGCTGGTATCGGTGCAATGGCTGAACTCACACCAGAACATTTGAAAGGACAACCAGGCTACGAAGGGTATTTAAATGACCGTTCGCTATCCATCGCACAAGTACTTAAAGACAATGGTTACCGCACGTACATTAGTGGTAAATGGCATTTAGGCTTAACACCTGAAACCAATGCACATGCAAAAGGTTTTGATCATTCATTTACTCTATTACAAGGTTTAGACCATCACTTTAAGCAAGCCCCAAGTGCGTTTAAACGAAATTCAACTTATACAGAAGATGGTCAAGTTATTCCTGTTTCAGCTTTGCCTGATGACTTTTTCTCGACAAATTATTTCACCGATAAATTACTGAGCTACTTAGATTCAGGCAAAAATAGTGGCAAACCATTCTTTGCTTATGCTGCCTACACAGCGCCTCACTGGCCAATTCAAGCCCCAGCCGAATATCGTGAAAAATATCGCGGAGTTTATGATGTAGGTTACGAGGCAATTCGTAATGCCCGCATTGCTAGACAAAAACAGCTTGGAATTATTCCTGCAAACTTTGATGCAGCAGAACCAATTGCGACTCAAAATGCCCCACAAAAATATGGAAAATGGGATGAGTTAACAGCCGAGCAAAGGGCACTCGAAGCCCGTAAAATGGAAATCTATGCGGGCATGGTAGAAAATCTTGATGCCAATGTTGGCCGCATTATTCAATATCTCAAACAAAATAATCTTTATGACAATACTTTAATTTTCTTTGTTTCAGACAATGGTGCGGAAGGTTTTGTACGTGGCGGATATGGTAGTGAATCTGGTTTTGATAACTCGGTAGCCAATGTTGGCACACCTACTTCATATCACTATATTGGGCCACGTTGGGCCGAGGTCAGCGCGGCACCTTTTCATTTATGGAAGGATACAGCGGGCGAAGGAGCAACTACGGCCCCTGCCATTGTGAAATTACCGAATCAGAAAAAAGCAGAACAAACTAATCATAGCTTTGCATCGGTACTCGATGTTTTCCCAACTTTACTAGAATATGCTCATATTCCCTTGCCTCAAGGCCAATATAATGGTCGTACCATTAACACTCCATCCGGGATTTCATGGAAACCTTTGCTTGAAAATAAAACAACCACGATTCGCCCCGAAAATTTTAGTTTTGCCGATGAGTTACATGGCAGCAAATATGCAAAACAAGGTGAATGGAAAATCGCTCTTCAAGGACGACCTGAATTGGGCACAGGAATATGGGAGCTATACAACATTAAAACAGATCGAGGGGAAAGACAAAACGTTGCTCAGCTTTATCCTGCTAAAGTACAAGAGCTCTTATCGGTTTATCAAAAATATACTGAAAAGAATGGCGTGCAGGAATATAACGCCAAATGA
- a CDS encoding SUMF1/EgtB/PvdO family nonheme iron enzyme — translation MKLKPFLVTTISLSIMTGCSQSSQVFESTPSKQQQTSLADLGSIEKCQNYTGLPQDWLKQPTAGMVLIADGDFNFGSEKAYPDELNFGKKQREVKGFWIDQTEVTVAQFASFVKATGYITDAEKQKQAAVFSPDPDHPQQWWQLKSGYTWKTPNGSTGAVANPNEPVRYVSKNDAEHYAVWLGRDLPTELEWEYAAKANSKTDTPLHKAPTDEHQHPQANYWQGEFPFQNLNQDHFKDVAPVGCFASNNFKLFDMIGNVWEWTSSPYQGAHDQHMGNYSDLRRQQIASTQYVIKGGSFLCAQNYCSRYRSSSRYPQDFDLAATHVGFRTILRSP, via the coding sequence ATGAAATTGAAGCCATTTTTAGTTACCACAATCAGCCTGTCTATTATGACGGGCTGTAGTCAATCCTCACAAGTTTTTGAATCAACACCTTCAAAGCAACAGCAAACATCTTTAGCTGATTTAGGGTCTATTGAAAAGTGTCAAAACTATACTGGTCTGCCTCAGGATTGGCTCAAACAGCCTACAGCAGGAATGGTTTTAATTGCCGATGGAGATTTTAACTTTGGTTCTGAAAAGGCCTATCCGGATGAACTTAATTTTGGAAAAAAGCAGCGCGAAGTCAAAGGATTCTGGATTGATCAGACAGAAGTTACCGTTGCTCAGTTTGCAAGTTTTGTAAAAGCAACTGGCTATATTACAGATGCCGAAAAACAAAAGCAGGCCGCTGTTTTTTCACCAGATCCTGATCATCCACAGCAATGGTGGCAACTAAAATCTGGATATACATGGAAAACTCCAAACGGGAGTACGGGTGCTGTAGCAAACCCTAATGAGCCTGTAAGGTATGTGAGTAAAAATGATGCTGAACATTATGCAGTGTGGCTAGGACGTGATTTACCAACAGAACTAGAATGGGAATATGCAGCTAAAGCCAATTCAAAAACTGATACGCCTTTACATAAAGCTCCTACGGATGAACATCAACATCCACAAGCCAATTACTGGCAAGGTGAATTCCCTTTTCAAAATCTAAATCAAGACCACTTTAAAGATGTAGCACCCGTTGGATGTTTTGCATCAAATAATTTCAAACTATTTGATATGATTGGAAATGTATGGGAATGGACATCATCTCCGTATCAAGGTGCTCATGACCAGCATATGGGAAATTATTCTGATTTACGACGACAACAAATTGCGAGCACACAATATGTAATTAAGGGCGGATCTTTTCTTTGTGCACAAAATTATTGTTCACGTTATCGTAGCAGTAGCCGCTACCCGCAAGATTTTGATTTAGCTGCAACACATGTTGGATTTCGAACTATTTTACGGTCTCCTTAA